From Mus pahari chromosome 20, PAHARI_EIJ_v1.1, whole genome shotgun sequence, the proteins below share one genomic window:
- the Wwp2 gene encoding NEDD4-like E3 ubiquitin-protein ligase WWP2 isoform X2: protein MIQEPALPPGWEMKYTSEGVRYFVDHNTRTTTFKDPRPGFESGTKQGSPGAYDRSFRWKYHQFRFLCHSNALPSHVKISVSRQTLFEDSFQQIMNMKPYDLRRRLYIIMRGEEGLDYGGIAREWFFLLSHEVLNPMYCLFEYAGKNNYCLQINPASSINPDHLTYFRFIGRFIAMALYHGKFIDTGFTLPFYKRMLNKRPTLKDLESIDPEFYNSIVWIKENNLEECGLELFFIQDMEILGKVTTHELKEGGENIRVTEENKEEYIMLLTDWRFTRGVEEQTKAFLDGFNEVAPLEWLRYFDEKELELMLCGMQEVDMNDWQKNAVYRHYTKSSKQIQWFWQVVKEMDNEKRIRLLQFVTGTCRLPVGGFAELIGSNGPQKFCIDRVGKETWLPRSHTCFNRLDLPPYKSYEQLKEKLLYAIEETEGFGQE from the exons ATGATACAGGAGCCAGCCCTGCCCCCAGGGTGGGAGATGAAATACACCAGCGAGGGCGTGCGGTACTTTGTGGACCACAACACCCGCACCACTACCTTTAAGGATCCTCGCCCAGGGTTCGAGTCAGG GACAAAGCAAGGCTCACCTGGTGCCTATGACCGGAGCTTTCGGTGGAAGTATCACCAGTTCCGCTTCCTCTGCCAC tcAAATGCCCTACCCAGCCATGTGAAGATCAGCGTTTCCAGGCAGACACTCTTTGAGGATTCTTTCCAACAG ATTATGAACATGAAACCTTACGACCTACGCCGCCGGCTCTACATCATCATGCGTGGTGAGGAGGGCCTGGACTACGGCGGCATTGCCAG AGAGTGGTTTTTCCTCCTGTCCCATGAGGTGCTCAACCCTATGTACTGTTTGTTTGAATATGCTGGGAAGAACAATTACTGCCTGCAGATCAACCCGGCCTCTTCCATCAACCCTGACCACCTCACCTACTTCCGCTTTATCGGCAGATTCATCGCCATG GCTCTGTACCATGGGAAGTTCATCGACACAGGCTTCACCCTCCCTTTCTACAAGCGGATGCTCAACAAGAGACCGACTCTGAAGGACCTGGAGTCTATTGACCCTGAGTTTTACAACTCCATTGTCTGGATCAA AGAGAACAACCTGGAAGAGTGTGGTCTGGAGCTGTTTTTCATCCAGGACATGGAGATCCTGGGCAAGGTGACAACCCATGAGCTGAAGGAGGGCGGCGAGAACATCCGAGTTACTGAGGAGAACAAGGAGGAGTATATCAT GCTGCTGACTGACTGGCGATTCACCCGAGGCGTGGAAGAGCAGACCAAAGCCTTCCTGGATGGCTTCAATGAGGTGGCCCCTCTGGAGTGGCTGAGATATTTTGATGAGAAAGAGCTGGAG CTCATGCTCTGCGGTATGCAGGAGGTGGACATGAACGACTGGCAGAAGAATGCCGTCTACCGGCACTACACCAAGAGCAGCAAGCAGATCCAGTGGTTCTGGCAG GTTGTCAAGGAGATGGACAATGAGAAGAGGATCAGGCTACTACAGTTTGTCACAGGAACCTGCCGCCTGCCTGTTGGGGGATTTGCTGAGCTCATCG GGAGCAATGGCCCCCAGAAGTTCTGCATTGACAGAGTTGGCAAGGAAACCTGGCTGCCCAGGAGTCATACATG cTTCAACCGTCTGGACCTGCCTCCCTACAAGAGCTACGAACAGCTGAAAGAGAAGCTGCTGTACGCCATCGAGGAGACTGAGGGGTTCGGACAGGAGTAG